A stretch of Spodoptera frugiperda isolate SF20-4 chromosome 6, AGI-APGP_CSIRO_Sfru_2.0, whole genome shotgun sequence DNA encodes these proteins:
- the LOC126910728 gene encoding uncharacterized protein LOC126910728, which produces MVRATREVNLMTCSKIMLTFQRQSEGLLRELLEEADAAVYDSATSQVIAGEMTGSYMAAYSATSGFVTLDEEESERLGTLKFKTPEDDPMVVTAKCTRIMLDEKILRMAQSVIGTAESPASQGVWPVPNIKWINGVPGCGKTTWVVENLDEERDVVATTTTEAAKDLREKLARRLGDRVKSKVRTMASILSNGFKPGERCYRLTVDEALMNHFGAIIMAVRLSGASEVVLVGDINQLPYIDRENLFELNYARPNMVAAITQELLCTHRNPLDVAYTLSEIYSGIYSSKTTLSRIHSLRVEAYSGAQIPVSAKNTLFLVHTQEEKSLLAGQGYGSGEGSRILTIHEAQGLTYDSVIIINTKVRRHQIRESVSHAVVAVSRHRVSCVYYTDDADDATGRLAKKAMNAPSKLVVDYNLKTAMQNRDAPIVDALLRLSKSLVASRSAPPI; this is translated from the coding sequence ATGGTGAGAGCGACCAGGGAGGTCAACCTCATGACATGTAGCAAAATCATGCTGACCTTCCAACGTCAATCAGAAGGATTGCTGCGGGAACTGCTCGAGGAAGCCGATGCAGCCGTGTACGACAGCGCCACATCCCAAGTGATTGCTGGGGAGATGACGGGGTCGTACATGGCAGCATATAGCGCAACAAGCGGGTTTGTGACCCTGGATGAAGAGGAATCGGAGCGATTGGGGACACTTAAATTCAAAACTCCTGAGGACGATCCGATGGTGGTCACTGCCAAATGTACAAGAATTATGCTGGATGAAAAGATTCTGAGGATGGCTCAGTCTGTTATCGGGACTGCAGAATCTCCAGCATCACAGGGGGTTTGGCCGGTGCCCAACATCAAATGGATTAACGGAGTCCCAGGTTGCGGAAAAACAACATGGGTGGTGGAAAACCTCGACGAGGAAAGAGATGTCGTGGCCACCACGACAACCGAAGCTGCCAAAGATCTCAGAGAGAAGTTGGCGCGCCGCTTAGGAGATCGCGTAAAATCAAAGGTGCGCACTATGGCCTCAATACTATCAAACGGGTTCAAGCCGGGTGAGAGGTGCTACCGCCTCACGGTAGACGAGGCGTTGATGAACCACTTTGGGGCCATAATAATGGCAGTAAGATTGTCTGGTGCAAGTGAGGTCGTCCTCGTCGGGGATATTAACCAGCTACCATATATCGACAGAGAAAACTTATTTGAGCTTAACTACGCTCGTCCGAATATGGTGGCAGCCATCACCCAGGAGCTTCTCTGTACGCACCGCAACCCACTGGATGTGGCTTACACACTTAGCGAAATTTACTCCGGGATATACTCCTCCAAGACGACGCTGTCACGAATACACTCCCTGAGGGTTGAGGCTTACTCGGGTGCGCAAATACCAGTATCCGCCAAGAACACGCTGTTCCTGGTTCATACGCAGGAAGAGAAATCTCTTCTTGCTGGCCAGGGATATGGTTCTGGCGAGGGTTCGCGCATCCTCACTATCCACGAGGCGCAGGGGTTGACCTATGACAGCGTAATAATAATCAACACAAAGGTGAGGAGGCACCAGATCCGCGAAAGCGTCTCCCACGCGGTTGTGGCGGTGTCGAGACACAGAGTCAGTTGCGTCTATTACACCGATGACGCCGATGACGCCACAGGCCGCCTTGCCAAAAAGGCGATGAACGCGCCGTCTAAACTGGTCGTCGATTACAACCTTAAGACGGCCATGCAAAATCGGGATGCGCCAATCGTGGACGCCTTGCTGAGATTATCGAAATCCCTGGTCGCAAGCAGGAGTGCACCTCCCATATAA